One genomic window of Aethina tumida isolate Nest 87 chromosome 3, icAetTumi1.1, whole genome shotgun sequence includes the following:
- the LOC109598748 gene encoding uncharacterized protein LOC109598748 isoform X1 — MKLVAALFVSCFVVVARAQFQGGFGDFDLSGYPGFGGGLDSPLTATRDPRQNPGPVVFPPAPPDNGETSGVVVGASGYGFVPPNAPRYRLQSYHSFF; from the exons gTCGCAGCACTTTTCGTATCTTGTTTCGTAGTAGTGGCTAGGGCCCAGTTCCAAGGTGGCTTCGGCGATTTTGACCTGTCCGGTTATCCAGGTTTCGGCGGTGGATTGGACTCCCCCCTGACCGCCACCAGAGACCCTAGGCAGAATCCAGGACCGGTCGTTTTCCCTCCAGCTCCACCAGACAACGGTGAAACCAGTGGTGTAGTCGTAGGCGCTTCTGGATATGGTTTCGTTCCTCCAAATGCTCCAA gaTACAGGCTGCAGTCGTATCATTCGTTCTTCTAA
- the LOC109598748 gene encoding uncharacterized protein LOC109598748 isoform X2, translating to MKLVAALFVSCFVVVARAQFQGGFGDFDLSGYPGFGGGLDSPLTATRDPRQNPGPVVFPPAPPDNGETSGVVVGASGYGFVPPNAPRTDRQRRL from the exons gTCGCAGCACTTTTCGTATCTTGTTTCGTAGTAGTGGCTAGGGCCCAGTTCCAAGGTGGCTTCGGCGATTTTGACCTGTCCGGTTATCCAGGTTTCGGCGGTGGATTGGACTCCCCCCTGACCGCCACCAGAGACCCTAGGCAGAATCCAGGACCGGTCGTTTTCCCTCCAGCTCCACCAGACAACGGTGAAACCAGTGGTGTAGTCGTAGGCGCTTCTGGATATGGTTTCGTTCCTCCAAATGCTCCAA GAACCGACCGCCAAAGACGTCTATAA